Proteins from a genomic interval of Papaver somniferum cultivar HN1 chromosome 4, ASM357369v1, whole genome shotgun sequence:
- the LOC113274200 gene encoding protein JINGUBANG-like — MNPVSSSMIPSLNSSTISNIHHQCISTFKDHSSYVFSLVISGKFLYSGSSDKEILLHIADPSSNSNYNSISQSKVIAIGEFGSVKSLVISGDKLFSAHQDHKIRVWQIPNNFSTPHDRKFKLLSTLPTLTDRLLRFLPAKNYVQVRRHKKTTWVHHFDTISALAISKDESLLYSVSWDRTLKIWRTSDFRCLESVNNAHDDAINALVCCKNGFVFTGSADKKIKIWKNMIKEMKSSNARKKKKHSVVAVLDTHKSAVNALALSTDGCVLYSGGCDCQILVWEINYTNDGDYEDNQTINMSLTGALKEHKRAVLCLSVISDLICSGSADKTVRIWRRINNDNSSSYSCLAVMEGHNGPVKCLTTTIDHKYGNSTTMITNNSYLIYSGSLDCSIEVWKILVPYSL, encoded by the coding sequence ATGAACCCTGTTTCTTCTTCAATGATTCCATCACTCAATTCATCAACAATCTCAAACATCCATCACCAATGTATCTCAACTTTCAAAGATCACTCATCGTATGTCTTCTCTCTTGTGATCTCTGGAAAATTTCTTTACAGCGGTTCTTCAGATAAAGAAATTTTACTTCACATTGCTGATCCATCTTCAAATTCCAATTACAATTCAATATCGCAGTCAAAAGTCATAGCAATTGGAGAGTTCGGTTCAGTAAAGTCATTAGTTATCTCGGGTGATAAACTCTTTAGCGCTCATCAAGATCATAAAATCAGGGTCTGGCAAATTCCTAACAATTTTAGTACTCCCCATGACAGGAAGTTCAAGCTTTTATCAACACTACCAACTCTAACGGATCGATTGCTTCGATTCTTACCAGCTAAAAACTACGTTCAGGTTAGACGACACAAGAAAACTACATGGGTTCATCACTTTGATACAATATCTGCATTAGCTATATCAAAAGATGAATCACTACTGTACTCCGTTTCTTGGGATCGGACGCTGAAGATTTGGCGAACGTCGGATTTTAGGTGTTTAGAATCAGTTAACAATGCTCATGATGATGCTATTAATGCATTAGTATGTTGTaaaaatgggtttgtttttactGGTTCTGCAGACAAGAAAATCAAGATTTGGAAGAACATGATCAAAGAGATGAAGAGTTCGAATgcgcgaaagaagaagaaacattcaGTAGTGGCTGTTCTTGATACGCATAAATCAGCCGTGAATGCATTAGCTCTTAGTACTGATGGGTGTGTTCTGTATTCAGGTGGATGTGATTGTCAAATTTTAGTTTGGGAGATTAATTACACTAATGACGGTGATTATGAAGACAATCAAACTATTAATATGAGTTTAACTGGTGCTCTTAAGGAACATAAAAGGGCAGTGTTGTGTTTAAGTGTTATATCGGATTTGATTTGTAGCGGATCGGCCGATAAAACAGTTAGGATTTGGAGAAGGATTAACAATGATAACAGTTCTAGTTATTCATGTTTAGCAGTGATGGAAGGCCATAATGGTCCAGTTAAGTGTTTAACAACAACCATTGATCATAAATATGGTAACTCAACTACGATGATCACTAACAATTCATATCTTATTTATAGTGGTAGTTTAGATTGTAGTATTGAAGTGTGGAAGATTTTAGTTCCTTATTCTCTATAA